CGCCCTCTACATGGGCACAAGGCATGAGTAAGTTGgccacaacatttttttttattaagcttttataaaatccaaaaatattaacatataatTGTATGATGcaaaaacaaatgttttcaaGCTCTTAACTAATGACTTTCCAACTCATTTAATGTTTGGTACTGAATTAAAAATGTcagagatttttgttttttaatatttgattgaGAGGTACACAAGGCACGCCACAACATAACTAAAGCAATTCAATTATCATACATAATTACATTTTACTAGTGTATTCGTGGGTTATTGTTTTACGGTCCAATTAAAATGCGGTAATGATAGTTTGCGTAacaatttatttgatttaataaattaaatattttttttgttgttcgctTGTTACATTAGTTTACTGATTGAAATGCCGAACCTTTAGAACGGAAATGTatagtgttatttaaaaaattcacagTTTAAAGAAAAGGGCTAAGGGAACAATAGGTTGTGTCTTTTACTTGTCttaattttgttgtttcatTTCAGTTtcgagaaaaaatattttacgaacatgtatttcattgttttgattttgaaattaataaaagttataaataatGTCTTCTTCAATTTGGCTTTTATCTTTAATGATCTGTGAACTAGACTTTCGACTTTTATATCGAGCTGAAATTAATGTGAGTCAAAACTGAAGATTTATCCGGATTCGAAAATTTTCCGTTTCCTTCGCATGCTTCTTTAGTGCAGACTTTATTGAAAATCATCAGCATTCATTAACTTGACTAATTTGGACGGTTCGAGGTAAAAAGATGAAACAGATGCAAGTTCATTTGGATCAAATAATAAATCGTAACGTTAAagattatttataaactaaaatttacaAGATTTGAATAATTACATTAACTAAAGGTAAGTTGTATGTACAGTTAATTAAACAAGAGTATGTCGTATGAACAAACAGTAGCATTTTCATTTATCATTGTATGCCGaatacgatttaattttttataaacataaattatgaaaataaatatataaaaaaaaaacatattaaatgtaaaataacaaaaaaaaaacttgagttGAATCTGCGCTACTCAAACGAAATGCTACTACTACAGCCACCGAATATTTTGCTCTGACAACACCGGTCGACTCGAGCCGGCCCCAGCGTCGAGCCTTTTAATCACAAGAAACAATCATAATTttgcaaatgttttttttttacaggatAAATTAAAACTTATCAACGAGACacattaatattatacaatttaattacatattacaaCCACACCATACTTAATCTCAATTTTGACTTCGTTCACGGACAACGAGAATCAGCTTCCATCGCACGAGGGGACGTTGTCTGTCCGCAAGTCTGTCGTGCCATTATCGCTGTCGCCTGTACATCACTAAATTCGCGTCGCCTTCGTTAGCTCTGGACAACAACGTTCCTCAGCCCGCTCCGAATTTCGTCCCGTGCAAATCAACGTTTATGAATTTTAAACGATCAGCTAATATCGCACATACAGTGCTATAAcatcacttatgcaaattatgtaatttttcaggagaagAATTTGAAAAATCAACATTTTATTACTGTTATATAAGTTCTTCTCtactaaagatttttttttttattgcgtaagtTGGGGAAGAGCTTCAGGGGGAAGAgtatcagtaaaagcaaacgtctcactaataactataaaaaaaattgattttctcAGGCAAGAATCGCATAAGTGACATTATAGCTCTGTATGTGCGATATGATCGCGTTTGTGACGGACATTTTGATCCTTGTTGAGGACAATAAGTCCGTCGTTCGACGCGCCCCGTCCCGGACTCGTTCGCGCACCGTACATCCTCATTATTATAACACTTATCACATACTGAGATTTAATCATCCATGTTCGATAGAATGAACCGCATGGCTTGCTACACCGAATCATCTGGAATAATTGAGAGAGCGGTCAATGATGGCTTCGCTGCGTCAGATCTCGGCGCTACTTGTCGAGGTGAGCGGTATCTAATattcattgtattttcataGATACCGTTCGTATCGTCTTATCGAAGCGCAAAAAGTACAGAATAAattcattatattaaatttatgcaATTTTAATGACTCCTTAGTTTTTTTGATTTTACTTTTTGTcgaaacgcaataaaaaaaaacaacatttgaaTTTAGTATTGTCATTCTCGTATTTTCGCGCCCATCtttattaaatatacttttgaatttataatttagtgGGTAATTGTGGTGGGTGAAAAAAGCGGAATAATTTTGATAGTATTACATAAAGTAGATATGGGGTTAAATGTCTCCGTTCGattgctacttttttttaatgtataatatgAGTTATGCACGGGTTTTAAgctcttattaattttatttatattcatgttttttttgttctacccacgaaatatgttttaaaaccATTTCAAATTTTCACATCACGATCACTCATTAATATCGGTGTGGTGAAATTCGATGCTGGTATCTGGATATCTCTAATGTAAATGACTTCAAGTCTTAAGATAAAGACGGTTTGATGTTGCAATATATGATACGAATggacaatgaaaaataaaatcttgctTCACTCACCATGATACCACCATTTTGTTTTCttaggatttttattacaggttTTAACGTAGAACGAATTATCAGGCGGTCGTCTCTGGAATGTTAAAAttggattttatatatttaatgactaaaaATTACTTCTGTTATGAAGCGAATCGATGGGTTCCGGGTTCAAGAGTGGTACAGCTGTCACACAATATAAATCGCACCTTTAAAATTATAGAGACCCAActcaaaatatgtattttttggaaaacatcgaataaagttttcaaaccgaaaagacgTAGAGGAGGGGAACGTAGTGAAAGAGACCGATAGATAAGCGTGTCCCTTTATAAGCTACTTTTGGTAATTTGATTATTAACAGTCGCTGAAAAAGGTCGTTCTAGAtcaatttttgaattaaagtcGATATCCAGAAATTTCGAAATaggtctctataattctaaagttCCAATGGTCTAAATCTAAATGTTGCTTCCACGCCGTGTCTCATAGTGGTTCTCCGCACTCAGGTTGTGAtgtctgtaaccacttaacaccaataaGATCAGCTGTCGTCGAGTGCAATAATTAGCGAAAGGATTTCTTTTAATTGCACAGACGGTTGAATGAACTCCAAGCTATCCCGGAGTTATGTGTTTACTGGAATTTCCTATTGAAATTACAAGGTGAATTGTAGTCTCAATTGTAGATATTAACGACTGTACCACTCTTTTCAAGACGACACAACGAAAACAAAATATTCATCATTTGCATAGCTTTTTATAACAGGGAAAGCTGAAAAGTGACGTATAATTATTAATGCACTTAGGTCCATAATATCAATCATGATTTATGCGAAATATTTGGCCATTTTGAAAAGAACCGTTTAAACCCAACGCACGGTTTAAGCTTTGAGATAATTTAAGCTACGGAGGTGAGTTTAACACTGATTTAAATTACGAGTTGATCTTCAGTGATCGTTTAAAACTTCGATATTAGTTTAAACTACGATTGATATTATGGGCCATAGTCGAGGACGTCATTATGCGAATGACAGTGGACTAATTTTAATAGTGTTCCGAATTATAAATGTTAAAGTTTTTGGAGAAGATGTCCCGATTATTTTCGCATCAAACGAGTGTTCGAGTTTAGAATTCGCATTGAACAGACGTAGTAGTGTTTATTCTtttttcttaagttttttttactggGCAAATGCATTAAAATAACTCGCTTCTTAAAGGACATGGGCCACTCTCCATActttgcacggcccactaaacgaagttcaaggacagcgtagttttttttttgttaaagatcaaTAATTGTTCatcaatgtaatttttaatgatttattcacggatttaaaagtataaaaatagatttttgtttagatataatattttatattaattttaaaatctattaattaaatatgttaatatattttgctagttttttgcattataatgtttttttaagaatatttaatgtgaattgtttaaaatataaataatatattttacccatggcaactccttcaatattatcaatgtagatTAGTCATGctgatttctttttatttatgattttaattaaccCACCATTAAAATgcccttaaattttataataagtatgtaaaaatgaaatgtttttttctatagatatttcaCTAATGTCCTTGAGAGCACGAGTAGCTGGGTCGAAAATGGCCCATGTCCTATATACTACTTTCTTATTCAGAGTTATTTTACTGGATAAACATCTAGATGCATTAAAATAACTCGCTTCTTAAGTTTACACTATCTTCTTATTCAGAGATTGCGTCAAGGTCCGTTATTAAAATAGATCATAATACCTTTTCCTTACAGCTACTGAGCATCGACACGATCGAGAGGCAGACTGATTGCACCGACAGCGCCGGCGACCAGTCGTCGGTGAGGATCGAAAGGCAGATGTGCCCGTTCGAGTACACGTGCGGGTGAACGGGAATGTTGTTGCCTATGAACGTTACCTGTACATACGCAAAATTTCGTTTTCAATTATGCGACATCGATTATTTTTTCTACTAatttggaagtttttttttagaatatttttttggcAACACCAGCTGACCTGTCCCAATTTCAATTTAGTGATTTCTGTTGAATCTATTAAGAGCGTTCaaaaatcaaattgaaaattttgtaagcctttggaaaaaatatttatttgcttatactttcatttttttattcggACTATAGCCTGCAGTTGTTGCATTTCTCTATAATTAACGGACGTAGTAGCTTATAAGGCCACGGACGCTTAAGATAAATATAAACACCGTTCCTTATTTAGCAAGAAACAATAGCCACGCCCCTGTTGTCATATATTTAATCGAAACgatgtgaaaatattttattatcattatgatTCATAATCTTGTTTTATCTtgaaatagattaaaaaaaaacgattaacatATTAAATGAATCTCTAATAAATACAATGGCGCTTCtatgataatatatttttaatcactATCTATGACCATCTATTTTGGGgggaaaattaaatataatttaattctatCGCCTCTGAATTTCGTTCAGCAGTGCCTGTTCTAATATCTATAAGTTGTGATTCTAGTGATAAGCTTtcataatattaagatattgAGTATTTCGTTTGGCTTTCGCCCGTCacagataataattttatggttCAATCTACCGTCCGTCAAATCATTCGCccttgaccacgaaaactgtaaagtatcgCAAACGtcagcaataataatataataacagtgAAAAACGTGATATGAAACCgtataagtaattttaattgcacTTATATGTGACTTTATTTTCCTTTCGAAACTGaagtaaaatatgtattgcGTAAATAATATAAGCGTGAAATATTTTGTCATTAAGAAATTGGCTCTTCTGACAAAAATTAAACCTTTCTAGGGGTTGCTATAACACAGACGAGATAAATATTAAGCCTAAATCCTACTAACGACAATTTCAAGATAATCTTGCTTAGGTCTAAATTCCGAATCGTCGCGTCTTCTATCTACAGAGGTTATTCGCTCACTGGTTAGAAAATGTTTCCTATGTCGCGGCCTGTTGTATCTctaaacaaataatacaatcgAAGTTTGATAAGTAGTGGAAAGGCATGTTGCACCTAGAATGacgtatcatttttcatatcgATTTTGGTCTATAAGTAGATTTCCAGGAACGTTGTAACTTCAAGCgtagacattaaaaaaaaaaattattgttctattcAAACAGTGGCAATTACGGTTGCCGTGTAACATATTGATGCTTTTCCTTTTAACGACTCATCGATTCATCTTCACcttgaacattttttatttatttcttagatgtgtggagaAGCTtagtccacttggtgttaagcggttactggagcccatagacatctacaaccaccttgagatataagttctaaggtctcagtatagcttacaacggctgtcccatccttcacaccgaaacgcattactgtttcacggcagaaacaggcaggacggtgatacttacccgtgcggactcaaaaggtcCTAAAAAGAGGTAAATCGGGTCTCTAACAATGCTTTATATAGTATTATTTGTCAAAAGCAAATTTTTAACCCTTTTTTTGCTCCAGAGCCAAGTTTATAATGAGTTGTGACCTTTAAAGTTTACGAACCCTTATCGcggccgccgctaattacatatcgaaccacgacggggcaacgcaaagccaccGTCACACGAAACATGTCTtttcggatcccccggattcactcgcAGCgattttaggctcttcaagcaccaaTCTACGCCTACGATTACGACGAAGTTTTCGACGTGCGAACTAACCCGTAGacacaacccattgagtttctcgccggatcttctcagcggattgcaattccgatccggtggtagattctgtgaagcactgctcttgctagggctagtgttagcaaattctcttaggttgaccccgtgagctcacctacccgtccgcgagaatcgggaatagccccttaggctatcagcgacAAAGTagggtaaaaataataattgtaaaacaaATCCGTAATCTCTTCTCAGTGATTGGGAATTTTGGTAATAATCACGGTTAATGTTCTAGTCTGTTATTGATAAAAACTTTGTCGGTAATACTTAATTGTCTCTTTATATCGGGTTTGTGATTGCCGCTTCAAgtgataacaaaacaaaagacgCGTTGCGACATTGCTATTACAACTGCGACGATTGCAATGACGATGTTGGGGTAATGATTGATAAAGTTTAATTAGATTGTAGATAAAGGGAGAGACTAACTGTCGTATAGCCGTATCCTTGAGAACATGTTAAAGTTGAACGGTATCATAGTAGGTAGATCTCGACAGGAAGTCGGGTTCGACAAGCTTCGTGATAGAACATTGGgagctggtggtaggaggtcttgtgagtccgcgcgggtaagtaccaccagcctgactattttttgccgtgaagcagtaatgcgttttgatttgaagggtggggcagccgttgtaattatacttgagaccttagaactcatatctcatggtaggtagcggtatttatgttgtatatgtcaatgagctccggtaaccacttaacaccagattggccgtgagctagtccaaccgcctgagcaataaaaaaaatctgcaaaCTATTGTCTTCGAAACGAAGGCAAAACAATGAGGGCCTATAGTCGATAATTTCACACGGAATCTTCACACTATAtcgataaaaattacaattgacCGTCCGACATACATACGGCTTGTACTTCGTATTGTTTCGATCAGTGTTTGATGACCTTGCACCACTTTTATACatactagttttaattaaattaaaatacgcaGTTTACGTGTACAAACCGTTTAGTTACAATTTTAGACGGAGCGGAAACAAGCAAAACaacaacataataaaaaaaacactgagaAATTAAATTCTGATCGCGTCGAATTACTTCCGTGACCACATTATTTGGCACTGCGTATTGAATTGCAATCACTATTCCTTGGTGAAGGATGATAAACAAAGACGCtgttttatattatacctaTGTGTAAGGTTATTAACAatgtcaataatttatttttttctaagttttttatttaagcttATAGCTTTAAGAGACTATGCCAGGGTAACCTAAcaattaggtgagctcacggggctcaaacctgacgtcgttgctaatacgaaccctagcaagagcagtgcttcgcaaaatctaccaaaggatcggaaacgggaccgactgagaagatccgtcgaaaaactcagtggggaTGTGTCtaattcaattatattatattcctaTTTCGCCGAGTAAATTAAACTCGgcgaaatataatataattgaatttCCGATGTCCCGTAATTCGAATGATTCATTTTTGATTAGATTGTTTTGATATGTTAAAATCTACATGTAAGCAtctacaacatattattatactttactgGATCGAATAGCTGGAAGTGCGAATGATTCGTGCAAGTATGGCGAGATTAGATGAGATAACAAAAGTTTTCATGTACCTACACATTGTAGTGAGTAACGGAAAGTTTGATGTTTGCCGAATATTAAACTTTACATCGCTATAGTTTTCAATCACAAAgtctttaaataacaattttttgacAAACAGCTTCTAAGCAGccccagaaaaaaaatattaaaaaaacggtCGCCTCGCGATCTTATTTCCCGATCCGCTAGcggtgcttttgggtaccccaagcaccggtcaccgttctcgtcgaacatgttgcttgcgacgaaaggctcggcgagtaaattaacccatagacacccactcagtttctcgccggattttctcagtcgttcgcgtttctgatccgatggtagattctgcaaagcacggctcttgctagggccagcgtttaGCAACGCCTCCAGGTTTGATCCCCGAGAACTCAtttacacgttagggttacagacatagcctcttaaggctatcaactcaagtaggaaaaaaaagaacttatgtTTCTAAGAAGAACTTATGTTTCTAATATTATGAAAAAGTAGAAAAATGTCAATGTCCTATTAAACAAGTTGTCAATTATGCACACTGATACTATAGTGTGAGCAAACTCTCGGCATGTTCACGGCTCGTGCTAGATAGCGAACACGGCTTAATTAAGCCATTGACATGCGTGCGACCAATTTACTAACACGGATCCACTTGTggctaaatttaaatacattgaAAATAACGAGCGGAGTTTGAGAACTTTCGTATTCACTCACTAGTTAACTTAAAGCAATAATTAATATGATGTAACAAGCTATCGCAACATTGATCTGCCATCATTGCTTTTGTAGCTGGAGGCGTACAATTGTGAGATAGTCTTTATTAAGAAGATTGCGAATAATCTTTAATATGCCCATATTAAATTTACGTGTCCTTGAAAGTGTAAATTATAATGTCTTTTGCGGCCACTAACTCTGTCATTAGCATTCTCAATTGGTTGGAGAATTAAACAGGAAAGCAATCTAAAGGAAATCTGTAAGGACATATTTATGTTTCATCTGTAgcagtaataaatattatatagcaGATAACTATTTGGTCTCTCCTACCccctaacaaaataattaaataccagGATTGGGTTTGATATTCCATATGTTTGATGACGGAATTCAATACACAAATCTCGGTCAGAGGCGTCAACTACTGCACTAATTGGTAattcaatatttacattttgGGTTCTTGTTgattaaacatgattttttttctagataaagtttttttttaaacttctcTTATCTTGTATACATTCATTTAGATTGACAGTTAATAGtactagtaataaatatataaaatactaataataacgAAAGTGTGTCATGTACCTAACACCAATACAATATAATCTAATCAGTCAGATAATGCATTGTCAGAAGTATTATCAATTTGAATATGAATAAgatattggttttttttaatgcaatgcATATAAGattctttcattttttttataataagttttattatttaatatttatgaacTGAAGTTGATTTTTGTTTCCACTAAATTATTCTGAacatattaaaattgtatgCTGCAAAAATGATATGGTGGGCATCACAAACCTACCTATTAATGGCTCACGTAAAAATTTAATACCACTGAAAGTACAGTGCGAAGGTGCATTAGTAAAATCTACAATGTGTAACTGATATCTAATGACTGCTTTATGTTAGGAGGGGGGATAGCTCGTCTAGATATGCCTATCTAGAACAAAtagaaaaagataaaataacAGCAAAAATAATGTGCACTAAAGTTCTGTATATGTAAAACTAGAATGTGAAAAAACGAAAAACTTAACtgattttaaaaatcaaatatttttgttgccagactattttatttcatgaatgattgttaataattacattatttaacaCCATTCGACTTTAACACTGAAGTGTTGTTTTCAGTCTTTCAAAGTTGTTTATATACATAATGTCCATGTAGTTTCCCACGGGAATGATTCATTTTCGAGATAACAGTTAGCCTATATTACTCTCCGGACCCTACACTATCATTTGAAAAAATACCATATCGATCCATTACTTTGTTTTGAGGTGAAAAGACACTTTCaaacacactttcacatttataatattataaatgtatggATGTATATATTTACCAGCATCATATAATAAAGCAGTTGTGCATTCCAGATAGGGATCCAAAATATGGATAGCCATTATACAATAATATTGGGGATTCCACCTGATGTCTAAAGGTGGGTAGCAGCCTCATACTATTTCTATGGACTCTAATAACCAATTTAAGACCAAAGAGCTACAAGCCCTTCTAGAGCATCAGCAGAAATAGATTTGATGGTAATACACCCCACTACCCGTAAAATTGTCTCAAACTTTGTTCACATACATGATAAATTTGATCCATCTGATATATTTTGGCAGGTTAATCATACACATTAATATCAGTTAATCCTATCactaaataatttacttaaGAGATCAACTTGcattaacaatttaataaaatgtactCACTTCAGGGGAATCAAAGGGGTATTTGTTTGTGAATTTGAACTGCAACACGAACTTTTCGCCTTCATATAATGTTCCAGGTACGCCTTCCATGTGTACTGTCCATCTGTCATTACAAGTTGGTCAGTTACAAGAGGTGTGAACtggatttttttaagtaattatttttgttagcaATAATCTTTATAAGAATGCAAATtagaaaaaattcaaaactttCCAACACATCTAAccaatttgatattttattaaaagtttaacttcgtaaaatttcaatacttaacacttttaaaaaaaaaggtttacctTTATAATTTCACTAATAAATATCCTAGTTTAATTTTTGGTAAGAACTTTAAATTTAACTTTCGATGTAACGTAATAAAACCAACTCACAGTGTTAGATTTTGACTGGCCTGATCTCCGTCTACGGTGACTCCTGGAGGTGGTTCTTTCATCAATGACATAAGTTCTTTTTGAAGACGCCGCTGTGAATTTACAGATGTATAGTACATATTTACCGGTTTATAACATCGACCTGCTTCGTAGTTAATTAAGGAGATCATTTTGAACGAAATCGTTTATAACAAAACATTCTGATCACCAAAAATATTGTAGTAAATTGGTGAACCAGGAATTTCACATATTTGTACTTGTTATACAATAGTCATATAccgcaaaatatataataacgtCTTTTGTTCTATGCAGAActgatttaaaacattattggCTATAAATTTGTAAACAAACAGTTTCAATCTTAATAATTTTTACGCACCTCGGACGGAGACAGAGCCGCCATTGTAATGAAATTAGACGTATGAAGttgctataataaaaaatcataattgcaCTTCGAAGGGTTGAACCAAAGAGTAGGGTAATCTGGTTAGATATGTATGTAGGCtctatatttttattcgatAATTCAAAGCCaagtttatgtattttttatctaaatttttatattagtttagTACCTACTTAACCCTTTAAAACGTAGGTACatagttatttatataaatttatgtaaGCCTCTGCCTTAGCAGTCCTCGGAGGTGGATGACTAATAACTTATTCGCGTCGGAAGCTTAGGGTCGATGAAATGCTATCATTGTAGTTCCAACGAGGACTGTCGCAGCATCTGCCACCGTCAAGCTGGAAATAGATATAGGTCTTATGCCCTGTTTCAGACTTTACAGGAGGTTTCTCTTGGAAATCCGGCTTAAGGTGGTGGCGGTGGCCGAAGATGCAGTGTGCGTAATGCATTTCGGAGTATCGCAAAGAACTTAAAGTCACAAATAGTTATTTgcaggttttttttcctacctaagctgatgatctaGAGACACCATGTCAGCGTCGCGTCGCCGGGCTAttaggtgtgctcacggggctcaaacctgacgatgctgCTAACACGACccgtagcaagagccgtgcttcgcagaatctaccaccggatcagatatgcgacccactgagaagatccggcgagaaactcagtgggctgtgtcattGGGTCaatttacttgccgagcccttcgtcgcaagcgacgggttcgacgggaacgaagaccggtgcttggagtatctaaaagcaccgtaaaTGGATTGGGGAGATCCGAGATtatgtgttttgggcgacgtcgactgtttactattggGCCGCAGGATCGGCTTTGTATAGTTACCGGCGGTCACAACGAGAGGGTTCTGTCGTGCCGATTTATCGAAATGccattgatgccgactgtagatacttattgATGTActctaggtccaggtcgtcgtTCCTGatgaaccacggggctccgatggctatcctgcaaaaacaggattgaatagtttgaaggggtttcaagtttgTGCGGGTAGCGTGAgcaaacactacacttgcataggtcatgacgggcgTATGCAAGCTTtttagagtgtcaccttatttctaagggacaatttacttcgcttattttattttttattgcttaaatgggtagacgagcttacagcccacctggtgttaagtggttactggagcctatagacatttacaacgtaaatgcaccacccaccttgaaatataagttctaaggtctcattatagtagcaacggctgccccactattcaaaccaaaacgcataactgcttcacggtagaaatagacggggtggtggtacctacccgtgcggactcaccaccagtaaaagtatccTAAGTGTTATAAAGTAtcctatatttatattatactagctgccCTGACGTATCGCCTAACGGTCAATGAATGTCGTGTTAAAGATTAGTTGCACTAAATATCGCTTCCCATTAAGGCAGAACAATCCAGGCGTATCGTAGCTTGATATACATTTTTCTTActttacacaaaataaatttttgaacGCACACATAAATATTTGGCAAACAATTAATTACGTATGTAAAAAAACGATGGGTCCCTTTTTACTTCTTatgcacaaataaaataataaaataatctgtATTACTATTAAGTCGTAATAAATGGTTGCTAGACATTTTTGCTATATTATGTGTACGGACCGTGTGCTCATTCTAGATCTGTGATATTAAGATACActggtacttattaactc
The sequence above is drawn from the Bombyx mori chromosome 11, ASM3026992v2 genome and encodes:
- the LOC101742775 gene encoding ubiquitin-conjugating enzyme E2 W isoform X1, coding for MSKRHGIIPSDLEPYVLAARYIFIPMRRLQKELMSLMKEPPPGVTVDGDQASQNLTLWTVHMEGVPGTLYEGEKFVLQFKFTNKYPFDSPEVTFIGNNIPVHPHVYSNGHICLSILTDDWSPALSVQSVCLSIVSMLSSCKEKRRPPDNSFYVKTCNKNPKKTKWWYHDDSV
- the LOC101742775 gene encoding ubiquitin-conjugating enzyme E2 W isoform X3 — translated: MSLMKEPPPGVTVDGDQASQNLTLWTVHMEGVPGTLYEGEKFVLQFKFTNKYPFDSPEVTFIGNNIPVHPHVYSNGHICLSILTDDWSPALSVQSVCLSIVSMLSSCKEKRRPPDNSFYVKTCNKNPKKTKWWYHDDSV
- the LOC101742775 gene encoding ubiquitin-conjugating enzyme E2 W isoform X2 produces the protein MAALSPSERRLQKELMSLMKEPPPGVTVDGDQASQNLTLWTVHMEGVPGTLYEGEKFVLQFKFTNKYPFDSPEVTFIGNNIPVHPHVYSNGHICLSILTDDWSPALSVQSVCLSIVSMLSSCKEKRRPPDNSFYVKTCNKNPKKTKWWYHDDSV